The Phaenicophaeus curvirostris isolate KB17595 chromosome 15, BPBGC_Pcur_1.0, whole genome shotgun sequence genome window below encodes:
- the DDX46 gene encoding probable ATP-dependent RNA helicase DDX46 — MGRESRHYRKRSASRGRSGSRSRSRSPSDKRKRDDRRSRSRDRDRRRERSRSRDKRRSRSRDRKRQRRSRSRERERSRERRRSRSRERRRSRSRSRGRRSRSSSPSKNRKTENRSRSKEKTDGVEVSKEKKKDKDDKEEEKEKDATTNAVATENFDQNKLEEEMRKRKERVEKWREEQRKKAMENIGELKKEIEEMKQGKKWSLEDDDDDEEETAEGEKEGDEVENEELDPLDAYMEEVKEEVKKFNMRSVKGGGSEKKTGPTVTKVVTVVTTKKAAVESEKKKGELMENDQDAMEYSSEEEEVDLQTALTGYQTKQRKLLEPVDHGKIEYEPFRKNFYVEVPELAKMTQEEVNVYRLEMEGITVKGKGCPKPIKTWVQCGISMKILTALKKHGYEKPTPIQSQAIPAIMNGRDLIGIAKTGSGKTIAFLLPMFRHIMDQRALEEGEGPIAVIMTPTRELALQITKECKKFSKTLGLRVVCVYGGTGISEQIAELKRGAEIIVCTPGRMIDMLAANNGRVTNLRRVTYVVLDEADRMFDMGFEPQVMRIVDNVRPDRQTVMFSATFPRAMEALARRILSKPIEVQVGGRSVVCSDVEQHVIVIEEENKFLKLLELLGHYQEKGSVIIFVDKQEHADGLLKDLMRASYPCLSLHGGIDQYDRDSIINDFKNGTCKLLVATSVAARGLDVKQLMLVVNYSCPNHYEDYVHRAGRTGRAGNKGYAYTFITEDQARYAGDIIKALELSGNPIPTDLEKLWADFKDQQKAEGKLIKKSSGFSGKGFKFDETEQALANERKKLQKAALGLQDSDDEDTAIDIDEQIESMFNSKKRVKDMGTPGTSNAPTPSAGNAEKLEIAKRLALRINAQKNLGAEAQVLVPFHFKDVMQQATNAILRGGTIQAPTVSAKTIAEQLAEKINAKLNYVPIEKQEEEKQDGGQNESFKRYEEELEINDFPQTARWKVTSKEALQRISEYSEAAITIRGTYFPPGKEPKEGERKIYLAIESANELAVQKAKAEITRLIKEELIRLQNSYQPTNKGRYKVL; from the exons ATGGGCCGCGAGTCCAG GCATTATCGGAAGCGCTCAGCGTCACGTGGACGCTCTGGTAGCCGTTCTAGAAGTCGTTCTCCGTCAGACAAACGAAAACGTGACGACAGACGCTCTAGAAGTCGAGATCGAGATCGTAGGCGTGAGAGGTCACGCAGTAGGGACAAGAGAAGGTCTCGATCGCGTGACAGAAAGCGCCAAAG GCGTTCaagaagcagagagagggaACGGAGCCGAGAGAGGAGAAGATCCCGGAGCCGAGAGAGGAGGCGTTCTAGAAGCAGAAGTAGAGGTAGACGGTCTCGATCTTCCAGCCCAAGcaagaacaggaaaacagaaaacag ATCAAGGTCTAAAGAAAAGACAGATGGTGTGGAAgtttccaaagaaaagaaaaaagacaaagacgacaaagaagaagagaaggagaaagatgcTACCACAAATGCTGTGGCCACTGAG AATTTTGATCAGAACAAACtagaagaagaaatgagaaaacgAAAAGAAAGAGTGGAGAAATGGAGGGAAGAACAGCGCAAGAAGGCTATGGAAAACATAGgagaactgaaaaaagaaattgaagaaaTGAAACAGGGGAAGAAATGGAGTTTAGAAGATGATGATG ATGACGAAGAGGAGactgcagaaggagaaaaagaaggcgATGAGGTTGAAAATGAAGAGTTAGATCCCTTGGATGCTTATATGGAAGAAGTAAAAGAAGAGGTCAAGAAGTTCAACATGAGAAGCGTGAAAGGTGGCGGGAGTGAAAAG AAAACCGGACCAACTGTTACCAAGGTGGTAACCGTAGTGACAACCAAAAAGGCAGCTGTGGagtcagaaaagaagaaaggggagCTCATGGAGAATGACCAAGATGCAATGGAG TATTCCTCCGAAGAGGAGGAAGTTGATCTTCAGACTGCCCTCACTGGCTACCAGACCAAGCAGAGGAAGCTCCTGGAACCAGTGGATCATGGAAAGATAGAATATGAACctttcaggaaaaacttctatGTTGAAGTACCAGAACTAGCCAAAATGACTCAAGAAG AGGTGAATGTGTACAGGCTGGAGATGGAGGGAATTACAGTCAAGGGAAAAGGCTGCCCCAAACCAATAAAAACCTGGGTGCAATGTGGTATTTCCATGAAGATTCTCACTGCCCTCAAAAA aCATGGCTACGAAAAGCCCACTCCCATTCAAAGCCAGGCTATCCCAGCAATTATGAATGGACGTGACCTGATTGGCATCGCTAAAACAGGAAGCGGAAAAACTATTGCGTTTCTCTTGCCCATGTTCAGACACATTATGGATCAGAGAGCATTAGAAGAAGGAGAAGGTCCCATAG CTGTCATTATGACACCTACTCGCGAGTTGGCTTTGCAGATTACCAAGGAGTGTAAGAAATTCTCAAAGACACTTGGGCTTCGAGTTGTCTGTGTTTATGGAGGAACAGGAATCAGTGAACAG atCGCTGAACTCAAAAGAGGTGCTGAAATTATTGTTTGCACACCTGGACGTATGATTGACATGTTAGCAGCTAACAATG GTCGGGTGACAAATCTCCGCAGAGTCACATATGTTGTACTTGATGAAGCAGACAGAATGTTTGACATGGGCTTTGAGCCTCAG GTTATGCGCATTGTCGACAACGTCAGGCCTGATCGTCAGACTGTCATGTTCTCTGCCACTTTTCCCAGAGCTATGGAGGCGTTAGCTCGGAGAATCCTAAGTAAACCCATAGAAGTGCAGGTGGGAGGGAGAAGCGTTGTCTGTTCTGATGTGGAGCAACATGTT ATTGTCATAGAAGAGGAGAACAAGTTTTTGAAGTTACTGGAGCTACTGGGACACTATCAGGAGAAAGGATCAGTTATCATATTTGTAGATAAACAAGAACATGCAGACGGGTTGCTGAAAGATTTAATGAGAGCCTCTTATCCTTGCTTGTCTCTTCATGGAG GTATTGATCAGTATGACAGGGACAGCATAATTAATGACTTCAAGAATGGAACTTGCAAACTTCTGGTGGCCACGTCTGTAGCAGCAAGGGGCTTGGATGTAAAACAATTGATGCTGGTGGTCAATTATAGCTGTCCCAACCATTATGAAGATTATGTGCACCGAGCAGGCCGAACGGGACGAGCCGGCAATAAA GGGTATGCATATACGTTCATTACTGAGGATCAGGCACGATACGCTGGTGATATCATTAAGGCTTTGGAATTGTCTGGGAATCCAATTCCTACTGATTTAGAGAAGCTCTGGGCTGACTTCAAAGACCAACAGAAGGCT gaGGGgaaattgattaaaaaaagcagTGGATTCTCTGGCAAAGGTTTTAAATTTGATGAAACCGAACAGGCTTTGgctaatgaaagaaagaagctaCAAAAAGCAGCTCTTGGCTTGCAAGATTCAGATGATGAAGATACAGCTATTGAT ATCGATGAACAAATTGAAAGCATGTTCAATTCaaagaaaagagtaaaagaCATGGGAACACCAGGAACATCAAATGCTCCTACACCATCAGCTGGTAATGCAGAAAAACTGGAAATTGCAAAACGATTGGCTTTGAGAATCAATGCTCAGAAGAATCTTGGAGCGGAGGCACAAGTATTGGTCCCATTCCACTTCAAG GATGTGATGCAGCAGGCAACAAACGCTATCCTGAGAGGAGGCACAATTCAAGCTCCCACTGTATCTGCCAAGACTATTGCAGAGCAACTGGCTGAAAAAATCAATGCTAAGCTCAATTATGTACCCATAGAGaagcaagaggaagagaaacaggATGGAGGACAAAATGAGTCCTTTAAGAGATACGAAGAAGAGTTAGAGATCAATGACTTCCCACAG ACGGCCAGATGGAAGGTCACCTCCAAAGAAGCACTGCAGAGAATCAGTGAATATTCCGAAGCTGCTATTACAATCAGAGGAACTTACTTCCCTCCAGGCAAAGAACCCAAGGAAGGAGAACGAAAGATATATTTGGCTATAGAAA